A genomic stretch from Corynebacterium faecale includes:
- a CDS encoding SPFH domain-containing protein, which translates to MIGTILAVVFLVFVALVVIKSIALIPQGEAAVIERLGRYTRTVEGGLTLLVPFIDRVRARIDTRERVVSFPPQAVITQDNLTVAIDIVVTFQINEPDRAIYGVDNYIVGVEQISVATLRDVVGGMTLEETLTSREVINRRLRGELDAATTKWGLRISRVELKAIDPPPSIQQSMEKQMKADREKRATILTAEGQREADIKTAEGEKQAKILSAEGAKHAAILAAEAERQSMILLAEGERAARYLQAQGEARAIQKVNAAIKAAKLTPEVLAYQYLEKLPQIAEGKSSKMWVIPSQFGDSLESFARQFAAKDDQGTFRYEPVAVDEETKDLANADNIDDWFSTESDPEIAAAVAAANAVAHKPVDPDPAELALGTMSKSRRGEGEAAGESGLDSGQGALTREPAPNADEPQLGQATQEFLRNREAEALPLDEPNRDGQRD; encoded by the coding sequence ATGATCGGCACCATCCTGGCAGTTGTTTTTCTGGTCTTTGTCGCTCTCGTAGTGATCAAGTCCATTGCCTTGATCCCTCAGGGTGAAGCAGCTGTCATTGAACGTCTCGGCCGCTACACCCGGACCGTGGAGGGAGGGCTGACATTACTGGTCCCCTTCATTGACCGGGTCCGAGCCCGCATCGATACCCGTGAACGGGTGGTGTCCTTCCCTCCCCAGGCGGTGATCACCCAGGATAACCTGACCGTGGCCATCGATATCGTGGTCACCTTCCAGATCAATGAACCAGACCGTGCCATCTACGGTGTGGACAACTACATCGTGGGTGTGGAGCAGATCTCCGTGGCCACCCTCCGAGATGTGGTCGGTGGCATGACCCTGGAGGAGACCCTGACCTCCCGAGAGGTGATCAACCGTCGACTCCGCGGCGAACTGGATGCGGCAACCACCAAGTGGGGCCTGCGCATCAGCCGCGTTGAACTGAAGGCGATTGACCCTCCTCCATCGATCCAGCAATCGATGGAGAAGCAGATGAAGGCGGACCGCGAGAAGCGCGCCACCATTCTCACCGCTGAAGGTCAGCGCGAAGCGGACATCAAAACAGCCGAGGGTGAGAAGCAGGCGAAGATCCTCTCCGCCGAAGGCGCGAAACATGCAGCCATTCTTGCGGCGGAGGCCGAGCGCCAGTCGATGATCCTTCTCGCCGAGGGTGAACGCGCCGCACGTTACCTCCAGGCCCAGGGTGAAGCCCGTGCCATTCAGAAGGTCAACGCTGCCATCAAGGCTGCGAAGCTGACTCCGGAGGTGCTGGCCTACCAGTACCTGGAGAAACTCCCGCAGATCGCGGAAGGCAAGTCATCCAAGATGTGGGTCATCCCGAGTCAGTTCGGAGATTCCCTGGAGAGCTTCGCCCGTCAGTTCGCCGCCAAGGACGATCAGGGTACGTTCCGCTATGAGCCGGTTGCCGTGGATGAGGAGACAAAAGACCTCGCCAACGCTGACAATATTGATGATTGGTTCTCCACGGAATCTGACCCCGAGATCGCCGCCGCCGTGGCGGCAGCCAACGCGGTGGCCCACAAGCCCGTGGATCCGGACCCTGCGGAATTGGCTCTGGGAACCATGTCCAAGTCCCGGCGCGGCGAAGGAGAAGCTGCGGGGGAGTCAGGCCTTGACTCCGGGCAGGGCGCACTGACCAGGGAGCCTGCACCCAATGCGGATGAGCCCCAGCTGGGCCAGGCCACCCAGGAATTTCTGCGTAACCGTGAGGCTGAGGCACTACCGCTTGATGAGCCGAACAGGGATGGCCAGCGCGACTGA
- a CDS encoding NfeD family protein: MGAIIWFIGSLVLAGLELAVGEFTLLMLAGAALATAGVSLIGVPVWVEFATFAASAFTLLFFLRPALKRRLHKPAALDTSVRALVGKNAVVLEDVTGAGGQIRLDGSIWSARSMDPAHSFTEGEHVNVISIDGATAVVWKEH; the protein is encoded by the coding sequence GTGGGAGCGATAATCTGGTTCATCGGAAGCCTGGTACTGGCCGGACTCGAGCTGGCGGTCGGGGAGTTCACCCTGCTCATGCTGGCTGGTGCGGCCCTTGCCACCGCGGGGGTATCCCTGATTGGTGTGCCCGTATGGGTGGAGTTTGCCACGTTCGCGGCCTCGGCTTTCACGCTGCTGTTCTTCCTCCGCCCGGCCCTGAAACGTCGGCTGCACAAACCGGCCGCCCTTGACACCTCCGTGCGTGCACTGGTGGGGAAGAACGCGGTTGTTCTGGAGGATGTCACCGGAGCCGGTGGACAGATCCGCCTCGACGGGTCGATCTGGTCAGCGCGGAGTATGGATCCCGCCCACAGCTTTACCGAGGGGGAACACGTCAATGTGATCAGCATTGACGGCGCCACGGCTGTGGTGTGGAAGGAACATTGA
- a CDS encoding DUF3097 domain-containing protein, with the protein MNFSDPYAGDILGGHQRNRAPEYPNVPATPGLVVEVRADGYVGAVVGFEKTYDGDFLRLEDRRGREALYKMRKGAFMVDGHTVTLTRYVPKQQPRKSNSGSRRVENVQAKVAAPSRIWVEGIHDAAIVEKVWGHDLRVEGVVVEYLEGLDNLPERLAEFQPGPGRRIGVLADHLVEGSKETRMTRSLGPDVVVTGHPYIDIWAAVKPERLGLRAWPEVPYGEDWKTGICQRVGWSDPKEGWHRVYNAVNSFRDLDHTLIGAVERLVDFVTNHDLSREDVLS; encoded by the coding sequence TATGCAGGCGACATTCTAGGCGGACACCAGCGCAACCGGGCCCCCGAGTATCCCAACGTCCCGGCGACCCCGGGTCTGGTGGTGGAGGTGCGCGCTGACGGCTACGTCGGAGCGGTGGTGGGCTTCGAGAAAACCTATGACGGGGACTTCCTCCGCCTGGAGGATCGACGCGGCCGGGAGGCGTTGTACAAGATGCGCAAGGGCGCTTTCATGGTGGATGGACACACCGTCACGCTCACCCGTTATGTGCCCAAACAACAACCCCGCAAATCCAACTCGGGATCCCGCCGGGTGGAAAACGTCCAGGCCAAGGTGGCAGCGCCGTCACGGATCTGGGTGGAGGGTATCCACGATGCCGCGATCGTGGAGAAGGTCTGGGGGCATGATCTGCGTGTAGAGGGCGTGGTCGTGGAATACCTGGAGGGACTGGACAACCTCCCCGAGCGCCTGGCGGAGTTCCAACCGGGGCCGGGCAGGCGGATCGGTGTGCTCGCCGACCACCTGGTGGAGGGATCCAAGGAGACACGCATGACACGATCGCTTGGTCCCGATGTGGTGGTTACCGGACACCCCTACATTGACATCTGGGCGGCGGTGAAGCCGGAACGTCTCGGACTACGCGCGTGGCCGGAGGTTCCCTATGGTGAGGACTGGAAGACCGGGATCTGCCAGCGGGTGGGATGGTCTGATCCGAAGGAAGGCTGGCACCGGGTCTATAACGCCGTCAACTCTTTCCGGGACCTGGATCACACCCTGATCGGTGCAGTGGAACGCCTGGTTGATTTCGTGACCAACCATGACCTGAGCAGGGAGGACGTTCTGTCCTGA